The following proteins are encoded in a genomic region of Chryseobacterium cucumeris:
- the mtaB gene encoding tRNA (N(6)-L-threonylcarbamoyladenosine(37)-C(2))-methylthiotransferase MtaB, whose amino-acid sequence MSTFHRTAAFHTLGCKLNFAETSTIARQLTDAGYDKVSFDEKANVYVINTCSVTENADRECKLHVKRAMKANPEGLVVIVGCYAQLKPEEISQIEGVDLVLGAKEKFNILSYLDDLEKSENEGVVHSCEIEETDFFIGSYSIGDRTRAFLKVQDGCDYKCTYCTIPLARGISRSDTIENVLRNATEIAAKDIKEIVLTGVNIGDYGKGEFGNKKHEHTFLDLISELDKVEGIERIRISSIEPNLLKDESIELVSKSKSFVPHFHIPLQSGSDDLLKRMKRRYLTKLYNDRVNKIREVMPDAAIGVDVIVGFPGETEERFMETYNFLNELPITYLHVFTYSERENTEAAAMDGVVPVAERKKRNKMLRILSEKKKMAFYQTQLGKTLPVLWEHENKDGKMFGFTENYVRVQKDFDPASINQIEFLNLEKILSDGTVSVQSSYQNFLAKA is encoded by the coding sequence ATGTCTACTTTTCACAGAACTGCCGCGTTTCATACACTGGGCTGCAAATTAAACTTTGCAGAAACATCTACTATTGCCCGTCAATTAACAGATGCAGGTTATGATAAGGTAAGCTTTGATGAAAAAGCGAATGTGTATGTTATCAATACATGTTCCGTGACAGAAAATGCTGACCGTGAATGTAAACTTCACGTGAAAAGAGCAATGAAAGCCAATCCGGAAGGACTGGTCGTTATTGTAGGATGCTATGCACAGCTAAAACCTGAAGAAATTTCACAGATTGAAGGAGTGGACCTGGTTTTAGGAGCAAAAGAAAAATTCAATATTCTGAGCTACCTTGATGATTTGGAGAAATCTGAGAATGAAGGCGTAGTGCATTCATGTGAAATTGAAGAAACCGATTTCTTTATCGGAAGTTATTCTATTGGGGACAGAACCAGAGCTTTCCTGAAAGTACAAGACGGCTGTGATTATAAATGTACCTACTGTACCATTCCGTTAGCAAGAGGAATTTCACGTTCTGATACCATCGAAAATGTTCTTAGAAATGCCACGGAGATCGCTGCGAAAGATATCAAAGAAATTGTTCTTACAGGGGTGAATATCGGTGATTATGGTAAAGGAGAATTTGGAAATAAAAAACACGAGCATACTTTCCTTGATCTTATTTCAGAACTGGATAAGGTAGAAGGAATAGAAAGAATCCGTATCTCTTCTATTGAACCCAATCTTTTGAAAGATGAAAGTATTGAACTGGTTTCTAAAAGCAAAAGCTTTGTTCCGCATTTTCACATCCCGTTACAATCCGGAAGCGATGATCTTTTGAAAAGGATGAAACGTCGTTACCTGACCAAACTGTATAATGACAGAGTGAACAAGATCCGCGAGGTAATGCCTGATGCGGCTATCGGAGTAGATGTTATTGTAGGATTCCCGGGAGAAACAGAAGAAAGATTTATGGAAACCTATAATTTCCTTAATGAACTTCCTATCACTTACCTTCACGTATTTACCTATTCTGAAAGAGAAAATACGGAAGCTGCAGCTATGGACGGAGTAGTTCCCGTAGCAGAAAGAAAAAAACGTAATAAAATGCTGAGAATTCTTTCTGAAAAGAAGAAAATGGCATTTTATCAGACCCAATTGGGAAAAACGCTGCCTGTTCTTTGGGAGCACGAAAATAAAGACGGGAAAATGTTCGGCTTCACAGAAAACTATGTGAGAGTCCAGAAAGACTTTGATCCTGCATCCATCAATCAAATTGAATTTCTAAATTTAGAAAAAATCCTGTCAGATGGCACGGTTTCTGTGCAATCTTCTTACCAAAATTTTTTAGCAAAAGCATAG
- a CDS encoding T9SS type B sorting domain-containing protein: MRKLLLFILLCLSHTFYAQADCATALSVCGNSNITYSPTGYGNIKELVNSGSCIDFTGEHNSIWYKITIATGGTLTFDLVPNNPDADYDWAIFGPNVTCGSLGSPIRCNAATVIGPGPATGLNMTSTLLSAAGGSLTPYCRYLDVLPGQTYYLFIDNWVSSTSSTTAPFSLTWGGTATLASPFTDPAIQTQPFNPPGIPAANPADPREVVICSATALFDFSTLSSGILNGNQNFGVSYHLSQNDALTGNNHITVPITVNTTTVYYYSINYTDPANASNPLNKCKQVGTFKFKNGSITATNATLTQCNNNNAGTALFDLTTADVIANPNVTKKYYPTMADLNAGTNEITNPMAFVSAEGVIYVKVISEFGCTAVAQITLKFYPVVVVNETTLRSCFIESSPATASFNLVNASVTGQTNPTKKYYPSLTDAVNQTNEILNPNNYIAPNGFVYIRVSNAQGCYNVAKVTLIVIPPVYSDKLKDVTICAEDQTTLDAGPGFKSYEWSTGATTQSIKAGIGVYWVKLKTGECVTTQTVKVLPSEQPVVSGIDISNNTITVSVIGGTPAYKYSIDNIIWQDSNVFNNLSRGDHKVYVKDAYDCDPIEIGIVVPNLINVITPNADGINDVIDYSALANKQNLIMNVFDRYGNKIFQADRSNGYKWDGTQGGRRVPTGTYWYSITWNENDKKNTAIKYTGWVLVKNRE, from the coding sequence ATGAGGAAACTTTTACTTTTCATACTTCTTTGTCTCTCTCATACTTTCTATGCCCAGGCTGACTGTGCTACTGCACTTTCCGTTTGCGGAAATTCAAATATCACGTATAGTCCTACCGGATATGGCAACATAAAGGAACTGGTCAATTCCGGGAGCTGTATAGATTTTACGGGAGAACACAACTCAATCTGGTATAAAATTACAATCGCTACAGGAGGTACACTTACCTTCGACCTTGTCCCGAATAATCCGGATGCCGATTATGACTGGGCGATTTTTGGTCCTAATGTAACCTGTGGAAGTTTAGGATCACCAATCCGTTGTAATGCTGCAACAGTTATCGGACCAGGTCCTGCTACAGGATTGAATATGACAAGCACACTTTTAAGCGCTGCAGGAGGCTCTCTGACTCCTTATTGCAGATATCTTGATGTTTTACCAGGGCAAACCTATTACTTGTTTATTGACAACTGGGTGAGCAGTACCAGTTCCACTACAGCACCGTTTTCTTTAACGTGGGGAGGAACTGCAACACTGGCTTCACCATTTACTGATCCGGCTATTCAGACCCAGCCATTTAATCCTCCCGGAATTCCGGCTGCCAATCCTGCTGACCCAAGAGAAGTTGTCATATGTTCTGCAACAGCTTTATTTGATTTTTCTACATTATCCTCAGGAATTCTTAATGGAAATCAAAACTTTGGGGTAAGTTATCATCTGAGCCAGAATGATGCCTTAACGGGGAATAACCATATTACAGTTCCTATTACAGTCAATACAACAACGGTCTATTATTACAGTATCAATTATACCGATCCGGCCAATGCATCTAATCCGCTCAACAAATGTAAGCAGGTTGGAACATTTAAATTTAAAAATGGTTCTATCACAGCAACAAACGCAACTTTGACCCAGTGTAACAATAATAATGCAGGGACAGCTTTATTTGATTTAACCACAGCAGATGTTATTGCAAACCCTAATGTTACTAAGAAATATTATCCTACAATGGCGGATCTCAATGCCGGAACCAATGAGATTACCAACCCAATGGCATTTGTCTCTGCAGAAGGAGTTATTTACGTAAAGGTAATATCAGAATTTGGCTGTACTGCAGTGGCACAGATTACGTTGAAATTTTATCCCGTTGTAGTCGTAAATGAAACGACTTTGAGATCATGCTTCATCGAATCCAGTCCAGCCACCGCTTCTTTCAATCTTGTCAATGCTTCAGTAACTGGTCAAACTAATCCGACAAAAAAATATTATCCTTCATTGACAGATGCTGTTAACCAGACCAATGAAATCCTGAATCCCAATAACTACATTGCACCTAATGGCTTTGTGTATATAAGAGTTTCTAATGCTCAGGGTTGTTATAATGTGGCTAAAGTTACTTTAATCGTTATTCCGCCTGTATATTCTGATAAGCTCAAAGATGTGACAATTTGTGCAGAAGACCAGACTACGCTGGATGCAGGACCCGGATTTAAAAGCTACGAGTGGAGTACAGGAGCTACTACGCAAAGCATTAAAGCAGGAATAGGAGTATATTGGGTAAAACTTAAAACAGGAGAATGTGTGACGACACAAACGGTAAAAGTGCTTCCTTCCGAGCAGCCGGTTGTTTCCGGGATTGATATTTCGAACAATACAATCACAGTATCCGTAATAGGTGGAACTCCGGCTTATAAATATTCAATAGATAATATCATCTGGCAGGATTCCAATGTTTTCAATAACCTTTCCAGAGGAGATCATAAAGTATATGTAAAAGATGCCTATGATTGTGATCCGATAGAAATTGGAATCGTTGTACCTAATTTGATTAATGTGATAACCCCTAATGCAGATGGAATAAATGATGTGATCGACTATTCAGCCCTTGCCAACAAACAAAATCTGATCATGAATGTTTTCGATCGTTATGGAAATAAAATTTTCCAGGCAGACCGATCCAACGGCTACAAATGGGATGGAACCCAGGGTGGAAGAAGAGTACCTACAGGGACATACTGGTATTCTATCACATGGAATGAAAATGATAAAAAGAATACGGCCATTAAATATACAGGCTGGGTTCTGGTGAAAAACAGAGAATAA
- a CDS encoding DUF1572 family protein — protein sequence MKDLFVKRFEYYKSLGDKTFEQLTDDQMFWQYNEESNSIAVIVKHLAGNMLSRWTNFLTEDGEKSWRNRDGEFVNTFTTKQQVLDFWEQGWECFFDALDKINEENLYSTTYIRGEAHPVIDAVLRQLAHYPYHIGQIVYIAKMIKNEDWSTLSIARNRSQEFNTEMKTKFSGQDTASNSSPVCFQNSPDVRDEYKQ from the coding sequence ATGAAAGACCTGTTTGTAAAACGTTTTGAATACTATAAATCTCTTGGTGATAAAACCTTTGAACAGTTAACAGATGACCAGATGTTCTGGCAGTATAATGAAGAAAGTAATTCTATTGCTGTGATTGTGAAACATCTTGCAGGAAATATGCTTTCACGATGGACTAATTTCCTTACCGAAGATGGTGAGAAATCCTGGCGTAACCGTGACGGAGAATTTGTCAATACATTTACTACTAAACAACAGGTTCTTGATTTTTGGGAACAGGGTTGGGAATGCTTTTTTGATGCTCTTGATAAAATAAACGAGGAGAATCTCTATTCCACAACGTACATCAGAGGAGAAGCACATCCTGTTATTGATGCCGTTCTTCGTCAATTGGCTCACTATCCTTACCACATCGGACAGATTGTTTATATTGCTAAAATGATAAAAAATGAAGACTGGAGTACACTTTCAATTGCCAGAAACCGATCTCAGGAATTTAATACAGAAATGAAAACCAAATTTTCAGGTCAGGATACAGCTTCCAATTCGTCGCCCGTCTGCTTTCAAAACAGCCCCGATGTAAGAGATGAATATAAACAATAG